In Candidatus Auribacterota bacterium, the following proteins share a genomic window:
- a CDS encoding DHH family phosphoesterase, translating to MKQARNELKATLLQEITRAVEAHDRFAVFSHEEPDGDAIGSQIALALALRKLGKQVVSLRLEKIPSSLEFLNRDGAVEEYRPGVHRENIARAQVVVVVDASSYHRMGSLADEAARSRALTINIDHHRDNEFFADINFVRFQAGGAAELVFEVIRAIGVPIEGSIAEAIYVGICTDTLGFKYIDPEGNLISVISELVKGGIDIEDLQERLYYLRPDSYLEDIAGLLRSVHYENGGSLAWFAFPAGSHLSYYQRDLAMEGLHQLMSVKRIRAAVMLHEEKSGVEVWLRSKTDVDVGKAAERLGGGGHKTASGVFIKGMNLGQAVRAVLSQINAVLQK from the coding sequence ACGAGCTCAAGGCAACGCTGCTCCAGGAGATCACGCGCGCCGTCGAGGCGCACGATCGCTTCGCCGTGTTTTCACACGAGGAGCCCGATGGCGACGCCATAGGCTCCCAGATCGCGCTCGCCCTCGCGCTGCGGAAGCTGGGGAAACAGGTGGTCTCGCTCCGTCTTGAGAAGATCCCCTCCTCGCTCGAATTCCTCAACAGGGACGGTGCGGTCGAGGAATACCGGCCGGGGGTCCATCGCGAAAACATCGCACGCGCGCAGGTGGTGGTTGTCGTCGACGCGAGCAGCTATCACCGGATGGGCAGCCTGGCGGATGAGGCGGCGCGCAGCCGCGCCCTCACGATAAACATCGACCATCATCGCGACAACGAGTTCTTTGCCGACATCAACTTTGTGCGCTTCCAGGCGGGCGGCGCGGCCGAGCTTGTCTTCGAGGTGATCAGGGCGATCGGCGTGCCGATCGAGGGCTCGATTGCCGAGGCCATTTACGTGGGGATCTGCACGGACACGCTCGGCTTCAAGTACATCGATCCCGAGGGTAACCTGATCAGCGTCATCTCCGAGCTGGTGAAGGGGGGAATCGATATCGAGGATTTACAGGAACGGCTCTACTACCTCAGGCCTGACAGCTACCTCGAGGATATCGCCGGACTTCTCCGGAGCGTCCATTACGAAAACGGCGGATCGCTCGCCTGGTTCGCGTTTCCTGCCGGCTCGCACCTCAGCTACTACCAGCGGGACCTCGCCATGGAAGGACTTCACCAGCTCATGAGCGTCAAAAGGATCCGCGCGGCGGTCATGTTGCACGAGGAAAAATCCGGCGTGGAGGTCTGGCTCAGGTCGAAGACGGATGTCGACGTGGGGAAGGCGGCGGAGCGCCTCGGCGGCGGCGGGCACAAGACGGCCTCGGGGGTCTTCATCAAAGGGATGAATCTCGGTCAGGCCGTTCGCGCAGTGCTCTCCCAGATCAACGCGGTGCTCCAGAAGTAA